A region from the Aeromicrobium choanae genome encodes:
- a CDS encoding NAD-dependent epimerase/dehydratase family protein, which yields MTRVLVTGGAGFIGTNLVEELVRRGCEVTVLDSLLPQVHGEDPTRSVLYRRVREHAEVIVGDITSREDLEPALRGQDVVVHLAAETGTGQSMYEIERYSRVNVGGTALLLDILANDLERTVSKIVVASSRSIYGEGRYLSRELGHVHPRSRRESDLTAGCFEPTVEGDVSGLEVVPTTEDSLIDPSSVYGITKHTQEALIRNVAPTIGIAPVALRYQNVYGPGQSLSNPYTGILSIFSTLIRQGREINIFEDGEESRDFVFIDDVVRATATAALDPRADGEVLNVGSGVATTVNTVVAELQRAFGTQVPTRVSGNYRLGDIRHNVADLTRISQVLGFAPEVSFAEGVDAFVGWVRAQELTDGGYESSLEEMKRKNLLK from the coding sequence ATGACACGAGTCCTCGTCACCGGCGGAGCCGGATTCATCGGCACGAACCTGGTGGAGGAGCTGGTCCGGCGTGGCTGCGAGGTCACCGTGCTGGACAGCCTGCTGCCCCAGGTCCACGGAGAGGACCCGACGCGCAGCGTCCTCTACCGGCGCGTCCGCGAGCATGCCGAGGTGATCGTCGGCGACATCACGTCCCGCGAGGACCTCGAGCCGGCGCTGCGCGGGCAGGACGTCGTCGTGCACCTGGCCGCCGAGACCGGCACGGGCCAGTCCATGTACGAGATCGAGCGCTACAGCCGCGTGAACGTCGGCGGGACCGCGCTCCTGCTCGACATCCTGGCCAACGATCTCGAGCGCACGGTGAGCAAGATCGTGGTGGCGTCGTCGCGGTCCATCTACGGCGAGGGCCGCTACCTGAGCCGGGAGCTGGGCCACGTCCACCCGCGGAGCCGCCGCGAGTCCGATCTCACCGCGGGATGCTTCGAGCCCACGGTGGAGGGCGACGTCTCGGGCCTGGAGGTCGTGCCGACCACCGAGGACTCGTTGATCGATCCCTCCTCGGTCTACGGGATCACCAAGCACACCCAGGAGGCGCTGATCAGGAACGTGGCGCCCACGATCGGCATCGCGCCGGTGGCGCTGCGGTACCAGAACGTCTACGGTCCGGGCCAGTCGCTGAGCAACCCCTACACGGGGATCCTGTCGATCTTCTCCACGCTCATCCGCCAGGGTCGCGAGATCAACATCTTCGAGGACGGCGAGGAGAGTCGCGACTTCGTCTTCATCGACGACGTCGTGAGGGCCACCGCGACCGCCGCGCTCGACCCGCGGGCGGACGGCGAGGTGCTCAACGTGGGCAGTGGCGTCGCCACCACGGTCAACACGGTGGTCGCCGAGCTGCAGCGCGCCTTCGGCACGCAGGTGCCCACGCGGGTGAGCGGGAACTACCGGCTCGGCGACATCCGGCACAACGTGGCCGACCTGACGCGGATCTCGCAGGTGCTGGGCTTCGCCCCCGAGGTGAGCTTCGCGGAGGGCGTCGACGCCTTCGTCGGCTGGGTCCGGGCGCAGGAGCTCACCGACGGCGGCTACGAGTCGTCGCTGGAGGAGATGAAGCGGAAGAACCTCCTCAAGTGA
- a CDS encoding CgeB family protein, whose amino-acid sequence MSTGRALLVSPAFFGYERDIAAELERQGWDTVFVDERPSNSALMRAVIRVRRSLLGRLIQAHYRSTLDRLRRERFDLVVVIKGEVVPAWFLRELRALNPGAAFVFYAYDAVGNSPNCLGLLDQFDARLSFDRDDVEAHAGFGYLPLFHTPEFRPLPAEQAAGSRRHRWAFVGTLHSGRYAFVRRLIGDGEGDFTFFYVQARWYFALTKYVTRENRSVPWRDVSFTPLTRAQIAEVFRHSVAVLDMQRPGQSGLTMRTLEVLASGSILVTTNPSIAQEPFYDPRRVVILPDEGRTTDAAQLLADVVAAGAPAGAPPGFEAYSLESFVRQLVAAGVAGERPGSGRSDRVE is encoded by the coding sequence GTGAGCACGGGCCGCGCACTCCTGGTGAGTCCGGCGTTCTTCGGCTACGAGCGGGACATCGCCGCGGAGCTGGAGCGCCAGGGGTGGGACACCGTCTTCGTCGACGAGCGACCGTCGAACAGCGCCCTGATGCGCGCGGTGATCCGGGTGCGGCGCTCGCTGCTGGGACGGCTCATCCAGGCGCACTACCGGTCCACGCTCGACCGGCTGCGTCGCGAACGGTTCGACCTCGTCGTGGTGATCAAGGGCGAGGTGGTCCCGGCGTGGTTCCTGCGCGAGCTGCGGGCGCTCAACCCCGGCGCCGCCTTCGTGTTCTACGCCTACGACGCCGTGGGCAACTCGCCCAACTGCCTCGGCCTGCTCGACCAGTTCGACGCCCGGCTCAGCTTCGACCGCGACGACGTGGAGGCCCACGCGGGCTTCGGCTACCTGCCGCTGTTCCACACGCCCGAGTTCCGGCCGCTCCCGGCCGAGCAGGCGGCGGGGAGCCGGCGCCACCGCTGGGCCTTCGTGGGCACGCTGCACAGCGGCCGCTACGCGTTCGTCCGGCGCCTGATCGGCGACGGCGAGGGCGACTTCACGTTCTTCTACGTCCAGGCGCGGTGGTACTTCGCGCTGACCAAGTACGTCACGCGCGAGAACCGCAGCGTGCCGTGGCGCGACGTGTCGTTCACCCCGCTCACCCGGGCGCAGATCGCCGAGGTGTTCCGCCACTCGGTGGCCGTCCTGGACATGCAGCGGCCGGGCCAGTCCGGACTCACGATGCGGACGCTCGAGGTGCTGGCGTCCGGCTCGATCCTCGTCACCACGAACCCGTCGATCGCGCAGGAGCCGTTCTACGACCCGCGTCGCGTCGTGATCCTCCCGGACGAGGGGCGGACCACCGACGCCGCGCAGCTGCTCGCCGACGTCGTCGCCGCGGGCGCACCGGCGGGCGCTCCGCCGGGGTTCGAGGCCTACTCGCTCGAGTCGTTCGTCCGCCAGCTGGTCGCCGCGGGCGTCGCAGGCGAGCGGCCCGGGAGCGGGCGGTCAGACCGGGTCGAGTGA
- a CDS encoding CatB-related O-acetyltransferase: MRIPDRAAAKLLAHRLITRWKLGEPAGHRRVAHDCKISGPVTIGDYTYIGGRSEIRAVLSSITIGRYCSIGRDVKVFSSGQAHRFDGLSTYPFYVIDREVERRHYNVETTDTTIGNDVWIGSNSIIQAGVTIGDGAVIGAASVVTRDVAPYSIVAGVPARQIGTRFDDGVAAAVAESQWWLLDHDRLMGRAGHLLRTNAALRDPEQLRF, encoded by the coding sequence GTGAGGATCCCTGACCGCGCCGCGGCCAAGCTGCTCGCCCACCGCCTGATCACCCGGTGGAAGCTGGGCGAGCCCGCCGGCCACCGACGCGTCGCGCACGACTGCAAGATCTCCGGGCCCGTCACGATCGGGGACTACACCTACATCGGCGGCCGCTCCGAGATCCGCGCGGTCCTCAGCTCGATCACGATCGGCCGGTACTGCTCGATCGGCCGCGACGTGAAGGTCTTCTCGTCGGGACAGGCGCACCGCTTCGACGGCCTGTCGACCTACCCGTTCTACGTGATCGACCGCGAGGTCGAGCGCCGCCACTACAACGTCGAGACGACCGACACCACGATCGGGAACGACGTCTGGATCGGGTCGAACTCGATCATCCAGGCGGGCGTCACGATCGGCGACGGCGCCGTGATCGGTGCCGCGTCGGTGGTGACCCGCGACGTCGCGCCGTACTCGATCGTCGCCGGGGTCCCCGCGCGGCAGATCGGGACCCGCTTCGACGACGGCGTCGCGGCGGCGGTCGCGGAGTCGCAGTGGTGGCTGCTGGACCATGACCGTCTGATGGGACGGGCCGGCCACCTGCTGCGCACGAACGCTGCGCTGCGCGATCCGGAGCAGCTGCGATTCTGA
- a CDS encoding lipopolysaccharide biosynthesis protein: MAPGALRRLLGVTTLIGVRVAGAVIAGGLAVYVARVHGAEFSGTFFVLVSTLTILSVLTRLGAEPYLTEQIAHRDGRDRSDASYLASTAWAVLAMLLGAGALLLALEIIAPEVSERLLGGLDLPLLLCAVLGLNLLWLTTAYCRAKGAAGLSIFLETSVWSIWLWAVLVVSELAGRTPDTTAVAVGVALMVPTFLLLLLPTFVRSRENPLRPRGFREAISGVTAFGALTVTNGIFALIPLQLLGWYGLTEEAGVYNAALRVSMIIGASGVIIKSIVVRQAVHGEGLDPDARRAHVRHTCWLALPWLAISLLIAWQGDLLSALFGSEFGQIESIVLIILIAQSINVACFYLETRAVLAGQRRLLNITSATLLVLSLGLSPILVAQYGLTGAAWAFAIPIVTSRLQLAWLYLRSPATPAAGAEAGDTTEDRLESEELT, translated from the coding sequence GTGGCACCCGGGGCACTGCGCCGACTGCTCGGCGTCACCACGCTGATCGGCGTGCGCGTCGCCGGCGCGGTCATCGCCGGCGGCCTGGCGGTGTACGTGGCCCGCGTCCACGGAGCCGAGTTCTCCGGCACCTTCTTCGTGCTCGTCTCGACCCTGACGATCCTCAGCGTCCTGACCCGGCTCGGCGCCGAGCCGTACCTCACCGAGCAGATCGCCCACCGCGACGGACGCGACCGCTCCGACGCCTCATACCTCGCCTCGACCGCGTGGGCCGTGCTGGCGATGCTCCTCGGGGCCGGTGCCCTGCTCCTCGCACTCGAGATCATCGCGCCCGAGGTCTCCGAGAGGCTCCTCGGCGGCCTCGACCTGCCGCTGCTGCTGTGCGCGGTGCTCGGCCTCAACCTGCTCTGGCTCACCACGGCCTACTGCCGCGCGAAGGGGGCGGCCGGCCTCTCGATCTTCCTCGAGACGAGCGTCTGGTCGATCTGGCTGTGGGCCGTCCTGGTCGTCTCCGAGCTGGCCGGCAGGACTCCGGACACGACCGCCGTCGCGGTCGGCGTGGCCCTCATGGTGCCGACGTTCCTGCTCCTGCTGCTGCCCACCTTCGTGCGCAGCCGCGAGAACCCCCTGCGTCCCCGCGGGTTCCGGGAGGCGATCAGCGGCGTCACCGCCTTCGGCGCGCTGACGGTCACCAACGGGATCTTCGCGCTCATCCCCCTGCAGCTCCTGGGCTGGTACGGACTGACCGAGGAGGCCGGCGTCTACAACGCGGCGCTGCGGGTCTCGATGATCATCGGGGCCTCCGGCGTGATCATCAAGAGCATCGTGGTGCGCCAGGCCGTGCACGGCGAGGGCCTAGATCCCGACGCCCGGCGCGCCCACGTGCGACACACCTGCTGGCTCGCGCTCCCGTGGCTGGCGATCTCCCTGCTCATCGCCTGGCAGGGGGACCTGCTCTCGGCCCTGTTCGGGTCCGAGTTCGGCCAGATCGAGTCGATCGTGCTGATCATCCTGATCGCGCAGTCGATCAACGTCGCCTGCTTCTACCTCGAGACGCGCGCCGTCCTGGCGGGCCAGCGGCGCCTGCTCAACATCACGTCCGCCACGCTCCTGGTGCTCTCGCTGGGCTTGAGCCCGATCCTGGTCGCGCAGTACGGTCTCACCGGCGCGGCGTGGGCGTTCGCCATCCCCATCGTCACCAGCCGGCTGCAGCTCGCGTGGCTCTACCTGCGCAGCCCGGCGACTCCCGCCGCGGGAGCCGAGGCCGGCGACACGACCGAAGATCGACTCGAGTCCGAGGAGCTGACGTGA
- a CDS encoding polysaccharide pyruvyl transferase family protein, producing the protein MNSHAHPSSTAPTVALVSGFWGQNIGNAFFNMGGRWILDQVYGEGAVAFIQDQPGYRTFHDASKGNPANDIEFLKYLDVERMVLQGPVLSQHIGRLWGPTLSALTARGGRYALLGAAFFKFTDVELNAARQFLTEFPPEFIVTRDGRSHDILASWGLDAPLHNGLDSAFFAPKSYTPIRTTGLDYYTFNFDRYPEPTIEIGAPTQDAEVQFEADGATWSLRTPSMTSKLAHRSKVQAYLGHLIDRRSLPETLNGRVVVRPEHRFNPHMTYKIYQHSNAIASDEPWTYFTTYANSQLTLADRVHACVISLAYGTPAMLFTPSPRSALFDRVGCGDIRKHPVTLDPDFLEAERAAEVDWLRAHV; encoded by the coding sequence ATGAATTCTCACGCGCATCCGTCCTCGACGGCGCCGACCGTGGCGCTGGTCAGCGGCTTCTGGGGCCAGAACATCGGCAACGCCTTCTTCAACATGGGCGGCCGGTGGATCCTGGACCAGGTCTACGGCGAGGGTGCCGTGGCCTTCATCCAGGACCAGCCCGGCTACCGCACCTTCCACGACGCGTCGAAGGGCAACCCGGCGAACGACATCGAGTTCCTGAAGTACCTCGACGTCGAGCGCATGGTCCTGCAGGGCCCGGTCCTGTCCCAGCACATCGGCAGGCTGTGGGGACCCACGCTGTCGGCGCTCACCGCTCGCGGGGGCCGCTACGCGCTGCTGGGCGCCGCGTTCTTCAAGTTCACCGACGTCGAGCTGAACGCGGCACGGCAGTTCCTCACGGAGTTCCCGCCCGAGTTCATCGTCACCCGCGACGGCCGCTCGCACGACATCCTCGCCTCCTGGGGGCTCGACGCGCCGCTGCACAACGGCCTCGACAGCGCCTTCTTCGCGCCGAAGTCGTACACCCCGATCCGCACGACGGGGCTGGACTACTACACGTTCAACTTCGACCGCTATCCCGAGCCGACGATCGAGATCGGAGCGCCGACGCAGGACGCGGAGGTGCAGTTCGAGGCGGACGGCGCGACCTGGAGCCTCCGGACCCCGTCCATGACGTCCAAGCTGGCCCACCGCTCGAAGGTGCAGGCCTACCTGGGTCACCTGATCGACCGCCGGTCGCTGCCCGAGACGCTCAACGGGCGGGTCGTGGTGCGGCCCGAGCACCGCTTCAACCCGCACATGACCTACAAGATCTACCAACACTCCAACGCGATCGCCTCGGACGAGCCGTGGACGTACTTCACGACCTACGCGAACTCGCAGCTCACCCTCGCGGACCGCGTGCACGCGTGCGTCATCTCGCTCGCGTACGGCACGCCGGCCATGCTCTTCACCCCCTCGCCCCGATCGGCGCTGTTCGACCGGGTCGGCTGCGGCGACATCCGCAAGCACCCCGTGACGCTCGATCCGGACTTCCTCGAGGCCGAGCGTGCGGCCGAGGTGGACTGGCTCCGCGCCCATGTCTGA
- a CDS encoding MerR family transcriptional regulator — MNDAPESIGIEQLAERVGMSVRTVRFYAGRGLIPPPRREGRNGYYGADHIVRLELVRELQAHGFTLQAIEGYLEKIPADAGPDQVALHRTLLAPWMPELPETLERPALEKRAGRELSDEDLELLIALGVIEPTPDEDVFRLAPAHLAVGMGFLDAELPIDAAHAARKLILAHGTALADELTALFRTQVWPYLTSSGQPPEIITSMIERFKPLTIQALVTAYEQAVDEQKRETVRRRS; from the coding sequence GTGAACGACGCCCCCGAGTCGATCGGCATCGAGCAGCTGGCCGAGCGGGTCGGCATGTCCGTGCGGACCGTGCGGTTCTACGCCGGCCGCGGCCTGATCCCGCCGCCGCGACGTGAAGGGCGCAACGGCTACTACGGCGCCGACCACATCGTCCGCCTCGAGCTCGTGCGCGAGCTGCAGGCCCATGGCTTCACGCTCCAGGCGATCGAGGGCTACCTGGAGAAGATCCCCGCCGACGCGGGACCCGACCAGGTGGCCCTGCACCGCACCCTGCTCGCGCCGTGGATGCCCGAGCTGCCCGAGACCCTGGAGCGCCCCGCGCTGGAGAAGCGGGCCGGGCGCGAGCTCTCCGACGAGGATCTCGAGCTGCTGATCGCCCTGGGCGTCATCGAGCCCACGCCGGACGAGGACGTCTTCCGCCTCGCGCCGGCCCACCTGGCCGTCGGCATGGGCTTCCTCGACGCGGAGCTGCCGATCGACGCCGCCCACGCGGCCCGCAAGCTCATCCTCGCCCACGGCACCGCGCTGGCCGACGAGCTGACCGCCCTCTTCCGCACCCAGGTGTGGCCCTACCTCACGTCGTCGGGCCAGCCGCCCGAGATCATCACGTCGATGATCGAGCGCTTCAAACCGCTGACGATCCAGGCCCTCGTGACCGCCTACGAGCAGGCCGTCGACGAGCAGAAGCGAGAGACGGTCCGGCGCCGGAGCTGA
- a CDS encoding VanZ family protein, giving the protein MEEPRPRVPRAVLVLAVLYVVLAAAIGLWPRHVDSGLGVEAWPLTTTIADVLSVPASRVVDGAEVLANTLFFVPVGAVVAVALPRASVLLAVAAGLAIAVVIELVQGLGPLDRTASLLDVVADVAGAVLGFGAVRAASSGSPAARAAVAMLAAVVLVVLGVLLAGLVIPGD; this is encoded by the coding sequence ATGGAAGAGCCCCGGCCCCGGGTGCCCCGCGCCGTGCTCGTGCTCGCCGTGCTCTACGTCGTGCTGGCCGCCGCGATCGGCCTGTGGCCGCGCCACGTCGACTCCGGGCTCGGCGTCGAGGCCTGGCCGCTCACCACCACGATCGCCGACGTGCTCTCCGTGCCGGCCTCGCGGGTGGTCGACGGTGCCGAGGTCCTGGCCAACACGCTGTTCTTCGTCCCGGTCGGTGCGGTGGTGGCCGTGGCGCTGCCTCGGGCCTCGGTGCTGCTCGCCGTCGCCGCCGGCCTCGCGATCGCCGTCGTGATCGAGCTGGTGCAGGGTCTCGGACCCCTCGACCGGACTGCGTCGCTCCTCGACGTGGTCGCCGACGTGGCGGGCGCGGTGCTCGGGTTCGGAGCCGTGCGGGCCGCATCGAGCGGCTCCCCGGCGGCCCGTGCGGCCGTCGCGATGCTCGCCGCCGTCGTGCTCGTGGTGCTCGGCGTGCTCCTGGCCGGCCTGGTGATCCCGGGGGACTGA
- a CDS encoding acetyl-CoA C-acetyltransferase, with product MTEAFIYDAIRTPRGRGKKNGSLHEVKPISLVTGLLDEIKVRNPDLDPNQVDDVVLGVVSPVGDQGADIARTAVLAAGFGQQVAGVQLNRFCASGLESVNQAASRVKSGWEDLIIAGGVESMSRVPMGSDGGAWAMDPKTSLDTGFAPQGIGADLIATIEGYSREDVDTFAAESQARAAKAIANGYFDKSIVPVKDLSGLTILDHDEFVREGTTVESLSGLKPSFADIGDLGGFDAVALQRYVDVDKINHVHHAGNSSGIVDGASLVLIGNENAGARHGLTPRARIVSTAVIGSEPTIMLTGPGPACRKALDKAGLSIEDIDLLEINEAFAAVALKLMRDLDDFPHDRTNVNGGSIAMGHPLGATGAMILGTLVDELERREKRYGLATLCIGGGMGIATIVERI from the coding sequence ATGACCGAGGCATTCATCTACGACGCCATCCGTACCCCCCGCGGGCGCGGCAAGAAGAACGGGTCGCTCCACGAGGTCAAGCCGATCTCGCTGGTCACCGGCCTGCTCGACGAGATCAAGGTGCGCAACCCCGACCTCGACCCGAACCAGGTCGACGACGTCGTCCTCGGCGTCGTGTCGCCCGTGGGCGACCAGGGCGCCGACATCGCCCGCACCGCCGTGCTCGCCGCCGGCTTCGGCCAGCAGGTCGCCGGCGTGCAGCTCAACCGCTTCTGCGCCTCGGGCCTGGAGTCGGTCAACCAGGCCGCCTCGCGCGTGAAGTCCGGCTGGGAGGACCTGATCATCGCCGGCGGCGTCGAGTCGATGAGCCGCGTGCCCATGGGCTCCGACGGCGGCGCCTGGGCGATGGACCCCAAGACCTCGCTCGACACCGGCTTCGCGCCGCAGGGCATCGGCGCCGACCTCATCGCCACGATCGAGGGCTACAGCCGCGAGGACGTCGACACGTTCGCCGCGGAGTCGCAGGCCCGGGCGGCCAAGGCGATCGCCAACGGCTACTTCGACAAGTCGATCGTGCCGGTCAAGGACCTCAGCGGTCTGACGATCCTCGACCACGACGAGTTCGTGCGCGAGGGCACCACGGTCGAGTCCCTGTCGGGCCTCAAGCCGTCGTTCGCCGACATCGGCGACCTCGGTGGCTTCGACGCCGTCGCGCTCCAGCGCTACGTCGACGTGGACAAGATCAACCACGTCCACCACGCCGGCAACAGCTCGGGCATCGTCGACGGCGCCTCGCTGGTCCTGATCGGCAACGAGAACGCCGGTGCGCGCCACGGCCTCACGCCGCGCGCCCGCATCGTCTCGACCGCCGTCATCGGCTCCGAGCCCACGATCATGCTGACGGGCCCCGGCCCCGCGTGCCGCAAGGCGCTGGACAAGGCCGGCCTGTCGATCGAGGACATCGACCTGCTCGAGATCAACGAGGCGTTCGCCGCCGTCGCGCTCAAGCTCATGCGCGACCTCGACGACTTCCCGCACGACCGCACCAACGTCAACGGCGGCTCGATCGCGATGGGCCACCCGCTGGGTGCCACCGGCGCGATGATCCTGGGCACCCTCGTCGACGAGCTGGAGCGCCGCGAGAAGCGCTACGGCCTGGCCACGCTGTGCATCGGCGGCGGCATGGGCATCGCGACCATCGTCGAGCGCATCTGA